The Branchiostoma floridae strain S238N-H82 chromosome 17, Bfl_VNyyK, whole genome shotgun sequence genome has a window encoding:
- the LOC118404009 gene encoding sperm-associated antigen 1-like isoform X1, whose product MSSSVGFGQTTKRYNIPIEHLDYKYIEGCENARELEKILYELRSGDEGIYPELISFCEKRLEALKPDSKALRVDLPAKRPYDIDNKEWTEITQDITSWEEEIQQKEEDLKKQRQQVVHDGTLPPIRGSGQTIGTTKPGSSTTPANQQNKPSQKQKASLPRDYKAWDKFDVDKELEKMDQDQGVKVDSKNITQNLTKVNKLQKEMNTSDMSDEEKSRKAEREKDKGNEAFKANDYLEAEVYYTRSISIVPSAAAYNNRALAKLRLEKWQDAVDDTNVVLEMEPGNLKALLRRAMGRKGLGQREEAIADLTIVLEQEPHNPKAKAMLKEVQDQKATEKSEEAKKSEELLKNIQETTSTEGSKGKGRRMVIEEVDGVMDVEGGDTESEEEADDAQDEGNEDTSKPAENLQEEKKVEETSAEAITETTTTAAEQTSSKEAQEETKNPEGTEKPSSTEETAVTNGEENVAPPAPAPSPPPPLPDGVVQLKDAGNALYQQGQYAAAMKKYTQAITDLEKEEADHSQGLSTLYSNRAASKNKVGDVKGCLDDCDHALQLQPHSWKPLLRRATAYEHLEKFRQAYVDYKHVLNIDPANIQAQQGSHRSAQMLKDLDGPDWRSKLPSIPTYSPHSANRTVSPATPPPTNQKPEPSKPVANEIKAPEAKQPLVNGVKEPSAQEGKASKSNKEKENAEKSTSKKAESSKKAQETKKEKVEEKKEDKKKTPTKSEKKQAKSTSPRDTFLHFKEKGNTLVKKGHFGPATQCYNKCIELSPDQAVAYCNRALCHLKMTRPTEAEADCNKTLELDDKNIKAYFRRAQARKMLKRYSEAAKDLTELLKLDPKNKAAKTELDDVKELWRKELRSLQDGKDKDSGKAAKDAGKSRRRVVVEEGEDSDSEEETTAEGIKGDPMAPKEGPKATSPSTKRKLKAKVEEASRQAKSSPYLFMTAWSALKNSDDNELYLGLLKSIAPEELPKVVSNKMDAEMINKIVHVLKEEDVVNREPALVYQYVYYITKVNRFNMLKTFLSAKDKNYICSTLNCLLNQPCTEYTKDDITALKKAFVF is encoded by the exons TAAAGCCCTGAGAGTAGACCTGCCTGCCAAGAGGCCGtatgatattgataataaaGAGTGGACAGAGATCACCCAGGACATTACA AGCTGGGAGGAGGAGATTCAGCAGAAGGAGGAGGACCTGAAAAAGCAGCGACAGCAGGTGGTGCATGATGGGACACTTCCACCCATCAGGGGGTCGGGACAAACCATTGGGACCACTAAG CCTGGCTCCAGCACTACTCCAGCCAACCAGCAGAACAAGCCCTCCCAGAAACAAAAGGCAAGCCTGCCCAGGGACTACAAGGCTTGGGACAA GTTTGATGTAGACAAGGAGTTAGAGAAGATGGACCAGGACCAGGGAGTAAAGGTAGATTCCAAGAACATCACCCAGAACCTGACTAAGGTGAACAAGCTACAAAAGGAGATGAACACCTCAG ACATGTCAGATGAAGAGAAGTCAAGAAAAGCAGAGAGGGAGAAGGACAAAGGAAATGAG GCCTTCAAAGCCAATGACTACCTTGAAGCAGAGGTGTACTACACCAGGAGTATCTCTATTGTACCCTCTGCAGCAGCCTATAACAACAGGGCACTGGCTA AACTGAGGCTGGAGAAATGGCAGGATGCAGTAGATGACACTAATGTGGTCCTGGAGATGGAACCTGGCAACCTGAAAG CCCTGTTGAGAAGAGCCATGGGTAGGAAGGGACTAGGACAGAGGGAGGAGGCCATAGCTGACCTGACTATTGTACTGGAACAGGAACCTCACAACCCCAAGGCAAAG GCCATGTTGAAAGAAGTCCAAGATCAAAAAGCCACTGAAAAATCAGAAGAAGCCAAGAAGTCGGAGGAACTCCTGAAAAATATTCAAGAGACAACTTCAACTGAGGGGTCAAAGGGCAAAGGTCGCAGGATGGTGATCGAGGAGGTGGATGGTGTCATGGATGTGGAGGGGGGAGACACTGAGTCGGAAGAGGAAGCTGATGATGCTCAAGAT GAGGGAAATGAAGACACATCTAAACCTGCAGAAAATCTTCAGGAAGAGAAGAAAGTTGAAGAAACTTCTGCTGAAGCTATCACAGAAACTACCACAACAGCAGCAGAACAGACCTCTTCAAAGGAAGCTCAAGAAGAAACGAAAAATCCCGAAGGCACAGAAAAACCATCTAGCACAGAAGAGACTGCTGTAACCAACGGTGAGGAAAATGTGGCCCCTCCTGCTCCAGCCCCATCACCCCCGCCTCCACTGCCAGATGGTGTGGTCCAACTGAAGGATGCTGGGAATGCTCTGTACCAACAGGGCCAGTATGCTGCAGCAATGAAAAAGTACACCCAGGCCATCACTGATCTGGAGAAAG AAGAAGCAGACCACAGCCAGGGCCTGTCCACCCTGTACAGTAACCGTGCTGCCAGTAAGAACAAGGTGGGGGACGTGAAGGGTTGCCTTGACGACTGTGACCACGCCCTCCAGCTCCAGCCTCACTCCTGGAAACCCCTACTCAGGAGGGCCACAGCATATGAACATCTGGAGAA gTTCAGGCAGGCTTATGTGGACTACAAACATGTGCTGAACATCGACCCTGCTAACATCCAGGCACAGCAGGGGTCACACAG ATCAGCACAAATGCTGAAGGACTTGGATGGACCAGACTGGAGGTCAAAATTACCCAGCATTCCCACTTACAGCCCTCACAGTGCAAATAGAACTGTTTCCCCGGCAACCCCACCACCAACCAATCAGAAACCAGAACCTAGTAAACCAGTAGCCAATGAAATCAAAGCACCTGAAGCTAAACAACCATTGGTCAATGGAGTGAAGGAGCCATCAGCCCAGGAAGGAAAAGCATCcaaatcaaacaaagaaaaggaaaatgcTGAAAAGTCTACAAGTAAAAAGGCAGAAAGTTCCAAAAAAGCacaagaaacaaagaaagagaaagtggaagaaaagaaggaagacaagaaaaaaactcCCACAAAAAGTGAGAAAAAGCAAGCAAAGTCAACATCCCCTCGAGACACTTTCCTGCACTTTAAGGAGAAAGGAAACACCCTGGTCAAGAAAGGACACTTTGGACCAGCCACCCAGTGTTATAACAAGTGTATAGAGCTCTCACCTGACCAGGCTGTGGCTTACTGTAACAGAGCACTCTGCCATCTGAAAATGACCAGG CCTACTGAAGCAGAGGCTGACTGTAACAAGACTCTGGAGTTGGATGACAAAAACATCAAGGCTTACTTCAGACGGGCTCAGGCTAGAAAG ATGCTGAAGCGGTACAGTGAGGCGGCGAAGGACCTGACTGAGCTGCTGAAACTTGACCCTAAGAACAAGGCTGCTAAAACTGAACTGGACGATGTGAAGGAGCTGTGGAgaaag GAGCTAAGATCTCTTCAAGACGGTAAGGATAAGGATTCTGGGAAGGCTGCAAAGGATGCTGGGAAGAGCAGGAGGAGAGTAGTAGTTGAGGAGGGTGAGGACAGCGACAGTGAGGAGGAAACGACG GCGGAAGGTATCAAGGGAGACCCCATGGCACCTAAGGAGGGGCCCAAGGCTACGAGTCCCTCCACCAAGAGGAAGCTGAAGGCCAAAGTTGAGGAAGCTTCAAGGCAGGCCAAG AGCTCTCCGTACCTGTTCATGACAGCCTGGAGTGCCCTGAAGAACAGTGATGACAACGAGCTCTACCTGGGCCTGCTCAAGAGCATCGCCCCTGAGGAGTTGCCAAAAG TTGTGAGTAACAAGATGGATGCTGAGATGATCAACAAGATAGTCCATGTCTTAAAGGAGGAGGATGTCGTTAACAGAG AGCCAGCCCTGGTATACCAGTATGTCTACTACATCACAAAGGTCAACCGCTTCAACATGCTGAAAACCTTCCTCAGTGCCAAGGATAAGAACT ACATCTGTTCTACCCTGAACTGCCTTCTGAACCAGCCCTGTACGGAGTACACAAAAGATGACATCACTGCGCTTAAGAAGGCATTCGTTTTCTAA
- the LOC118404009 gene encoding sperm-associated antigen 1-like isoform X3 — translation MVTNMSDEEKSRKAEREKDKGNEAFKANDYLEAEVYYTRSISIVPSAAAYNNRALAKLRLEKWQDAVDDTNVVLEMEPGNLKALLRRAMGRKGLGQREEAIADLTIVLEQEPHNPKAKAMLKEVQDQKATEKSEEAKKSEELLKNIQETTSTEGSKGKGRRMVIEEVDGVMDVEGGDTESEEEADDAQDEGNEDTSKPAENLQEEKKVEETSAEAITETTTTAAEQTSSKEAQEETKNPEGTEKPSSTEETAVTNGEENVAPPAPAPSPPPPLPDGVVQLKDAGNALYQQGQYAAAMKKYTQAITDLEKEEADHSQGLSTLYSNRAASKNKVGDVKGCLDDCDHALQLQPHSWKPLLRRATAYEHLEKFRQAYVDYKHVLNIDPANIQAQQGSHRSAQMLKDLDGPDWRSKLPSIPTYSPHSANRTVSPATPPPTNQKPEPSKPVANEIKAPEAKQPLVNGVKEPSAQEGKASKSNKEKENAEKSTSKKAESSKKAQETKKEKVEEKKEDKKKTPTKSEKKQAKSTSPRDTFLHFKEKGNTLVKKGHFGPATQCYNKCIELSPDQAVAYCNRALCHLKMTRPTEAEADCNKTLELDDKNIKAYFRRAQARKMLKRYSEAAKDLTELLKLDPKNKAAKTELDDVKELWRKELRSLQDGKDKDSGKAAKDAGKSRRRVVVEEGEDSDSEEETTAEGIKGDPMAPKEGPKATSPSTKRKLKAKVEEASRQAKSSPYLFMTAWSALKNSDDNELYLGLLKSIAPEELPKVVSNKMDAEMINKIVHVLKEEDVVNREPALVYQYVYYITKVNRFNMLKTFLSAKDKNYICSTLNCLLNQPCTEYTKDDITALKKAFVF, via the exons ATGGTTACAA ACATGTCAGATGAAGAGAAGTCAAGAAAAGCAGAGAGGGAGAAGGACAAAGGAAATGAG GCCTTCAAAGCCAATGACTACCTTGAAGCAGAGGTGTACTACACCAGGAGTATCTCTATTGTACCCTCTGCAGCAGCCTATAACAACAGGGCACTGGCTA AACTGAGGCTGGAGAAATGGCAGGATGCAGTAGATGACACTAATGTGGTCCTGGAGATGGAACCTGGCAACCTGAAAG CCCTGTTGAGAAGAGCCATGGGTAGGAAGGGACTAGGACAGAGGGAGGAGGCCATAGCTGACCTGACTATTGTACTGGAACAGGAACCTCACAACCCCAAGGCAAAG GCCATGTTGAAAGAAGTCCAAGATCAAAAAGCCACTGAAAAATCAGAAGAAGCCAAGAAGTCGGAGGAACTCCTGAAAAATATTCAAGAGACAACTTCAACTGAGGGGTCAAAGGGCAAAGGTCGCAGGATGGTGATCGAGGAGGTGGATGGTGTCATGGATGTGGAGGGGGGAGACACTGAGTCGGAAGAGGAAGCTGATGATGCTCAAGAT GAGGGAAATGAAGACACATCTAAACCTGCAGAAAATCTTCAGGAAGAGAAGAAAGTTGAAGAAACTTCTGCTGAAGCTATCACAGAAACTACCACAACAGCAGCAGAACAGACCTCTTCAAAGGAAGCTCAAGAAGAAACGAAAAATCCCGAAGGCACAGAAAAACCATCTAGCACAGAAGAGACTGCTGTAACCAACGGTGAGGAAAATGTGGCCCCTCCTGCTCCAGCCCCATCACCCCCGCCTCCACTGCCAGATGGTGTGGTCCAACTGAAGGATGCTGGGAATGCTCTGTACCAACAGGGCCAGTATGCTGCAGCAATGAAAAAGTACACCCAGGCCATCACTGATCTGGAGAAAG AAGAAGCAGACCACAGCCAGGGCCTGTCCACCCTGTACAGTAACCGTGCTGCCAGTAAGAACAAGGTGGGGGACGTGAAGGGTTGCCTTGACGACTGTGACCACGCCCTCCAGCTCCAGCCTCACTCCTGGAAACCCCTACTCAGGAGGGCCACAGCATATGAACATCTGGAGAA gTTCAGGCAGGCTTATGTGGACTACAAACATGTGCTGAACATCGACCCTGCTAACATCCAGGCACAGCAGGGGTCACACAG ATCAGCACAAATGCTGAAGGACTTGGATGGACCAGACTGGAGGTCAAAATTACCCAGCATTCCCACTTACAGCCCTCACAGTGCAAATAGAACTGTTTCCCCGGCAACCCCACCACCAACCAATCAGAAACCAGAACCTAGTAAACCAGTAGCCAATGAAATCAAAGCACCTGAAGCTAAACAACCATTGGTCAATGGAGTGAAGGAGCCATCAGCCCAGGAAGGAAAAGCATCcaaatcaaacaaagaaaaggaaaatgcTGAAAAGTCTACAAGTAAAAAGGCAGAAAGTTCCAAAAAAGCacaagaaacaaagaaagagaaagtggaagaaaagaaggaagacaagaaaaaaactcCCACAAAAAGTGAGAAAAAGCAAGCAAAGTCAACATCCCCTCGAGACACTTTCCTGCACTTTAAGGAGAAAGGAAACACCCTGGTCAAGAAAGGACACTTTGGACCAGCCACCCAGTGTTATAACAAGTGTATAGAGCTCTCACCTGACCAGGCTGTGGCTTACTGTAACAGAGCACTCTGCCATCTGAAAATGACCAGG CCTACTGAAGCAGAGGCTGACTGTAACAAGACTCTGGAGTTGGATGACAAAAACATCAAGGCTTACTTCAGACGGGCTCAGGCTAGAAAG ATGCTGAAGCGGTACAGTGAGGCGGCGAAGGACCTGACTGAGCTGCTGAAACTTGACCCTAAGAACAAGGCTGCTAAAACTGAACTGGACGATGTGAAGGAGCTGTGGAgaaag GAGCTAAGATCTCTTCAAGACGGTAAGGATAAGGATTCTGGGAAGGCTGCAAAGGATGCTGGGAAGAGCAGGAGGAGAGTAGTAGTTGAGGAGGGTGAGGACAGCGACAGTGAGGAGGAAACGACG GCGGAAGGTATCAAGGGAGACCCCATGGCACCTAAGGAGGGGCCCAAGGCTACGAGTCCCTCCACCAAGAGGAAGCTGAAGGCCAAAGTTGAGGAAGCTTCAAGGCAGGCCAAG AGCTCTCCGTACCTGTTCATGACAGCCTGGAGTGCCCTGAAGAACAGTGATGACAACGAGCTCTACCTGGGCCTGCTCAAGAGCATCGCCCCTGAGGAGTTGCCAAAAG TTGTGAGTAACAAGATGGATGCTGAGATGATCAACAAGATAGTCCATGTCTTAAAGGAGGAGGATGTCGTTAACAGAG AGCCAGCCCTGGTATACCAGTATGTCTACTACATCACAAAGGTCAACCGCTTCAACATGCTGAAAACCTTCCTCAGTGCCAAGGATAAGAACT ACATCTGTTCTACCCTGAACTGCCTTCTGAACCAGCCCTGTACGGAGTACACAAAAGATGACATCACTGCGCTTAAGAAGGCATTCGTTTTCTAA
- the LOC118404009 gene encoding sperm-associated antigen 1-like isoform X2, with amino-acid sequence MSSSVGFGQTTKRYNIPIEHLDYKYIEGCENARELEKILYELRSGDEGIYPELISFCEKRLEALKPDSKALRVDLPAKRPYDIDNKEWTEITQDITSWEEEIQQKEEDLKKQRQQVVHDGTLPPIRGSGQTIGTTKPGSSTTPANQQNKPSQKQKASLPRDYKAWDKFDVDKELEKMDQDQGVKVDSKNITQNLTKVNKLQKEMNTSDMSDEEKSRKAEREKDKGNEAFKANDYLEAEVYYTRSISIVPSAAAYNNRALAKLRLEKWQDAVDDTNVVLEMEPGNLKALLRRAMGRKGLGQREEAIADLTIVLEQEPHNPKAKAMLKEVQDQKATEKSEEAKKSEELLKNIQETTSTEGSKGKGRRMVIEEVDGVMDVEGGDTESEEEADDAQDEGNEDTSKPAENLQEEKKVEETSAEAITETTTTAAEQTSSKEAQEETKNPEGTEKPSSTEETAVTNGEENVAPPAPAPSPPPPLPDGVVQLKDAGNALYQQGQYAAAMKKYTQAITDLEKEEADHSQGLSTLYSNRAASKNKVGDVKGCLDDCDHALQLQPHSWKPLLRRATAYEHLEKFRQAYVDYKHVLNIDPANIQAQQGSHRSAQMLKDLDGPDWRSKLPSIPTYSPHSANRTVSPATPPPTNQKPEPSKPVANEIKAPEAKQPLVNGVKEPSAQEGKASKSNKEKENAEKSTSKKAESSKKAQETKKEKVEEKKEDKKKTPTKSEKKQAKSTSPRDTFLHFKEKGNTLVKKGHFGPATQCYNKCIELSPDQAVAYCNRALCHLKMTRPTEAEADCNKTLELDDKNIKAYFRRAQARKMLKRYSEAAKDLTELLKLDPKNKAAKTELDDVKELWRKAEGIKGDPMAPKEGPKATSPSTKRKLKAKVEEASRQAKSSPYLFMTAWSALKNSDDNELYLGLLKSIAPEELPKVVSNKMDAEMINKIVHVLKEEDVVNREPALVYQYVYYITKVNRFNMLKTFLSAKDKNYICSTLNCLLNQPCTEYTKDDITALKKAFVF; translated from the exons TAAAGCCCTGAGAGTAGACCTGCCTGCCAAGAGGCCGtatgatattgataataaaGAGTGGACAGAGATCACCCAGGACATTACA AGCTGGGAGGAGGAGATTCAGCAGAAGGAGGAGGACCTGAAAAAGCAGCGACAGCAGGTGGTGCATGATGGGACACTTCCACCCATCAGGGGGTCGGGACAAACCATTGGGACCACTAAG CCTGGCTCCAGCACTACTCCAGCCAACCAGCAGAACAAGCCCTCCCAGAAACAAAAGGCAAGCCTGCCCAGGGACTACAAGGCTTGGGACAA GTTTGATGTAGACAAGGAGTTAGAGAAGATGGACCAGGACCAGGGAGTAAAGGTAGATTCCAAGAACATCACCCAGAACCTGACTAAGGTGAACAAGCTACAAAAGGAGATGAACACCTCAG ACATGTCAGATGAAGAGAAGTCAAGAAAAGCAGAGAGGGAGAAGGACAAAGGAAATGAG GCCTTCAAAGCCAATGACTACCTTGAAGCAGAGGTGTACTACACCAGGAGTATCTCTATTGTACCCTCTGCAGCAGCCTATAACAACAGGGCACTGGCTA AACTGAGGCTGGAGAAATGGCAGGATGCAGTAGATGACACTAATGTGGTCCTGGAGATGGAACCTGGCAACCTGAAAG CCCTGTTGAGAAGAGCCATGGGTAGGAAGGGACTAGGACAGAGGGAGGAGGCCATAGCTGACCTGACTATTGTACTGGAACAGGAACCTCACAACCCCAAGGCAAAG GCCATGTTGAAAGAAGTCCAAGATCAAAAAGCCACTGAAAAATCAGAAGAAGCCAAGAAGTCGGAGGAACTCCTGAAAAATATTCAAGAGACAACTTCAACTGAGGGGTCAAAGGGCAAAGGTCGCAGGATGGTGATCGAGGAGGTGGATGGTGTCATGGATGTGGAGGGGGGAGACACTGAGTCGGAAGAGGAAGCTGATGATGCTCAAGAT GAGGGAAATGAAGACACATCTAAACCTGCAGAAAATCTTCAGGAAGAGAAGAAAGTTGAAGAAACTTCTGCTGAAGCTATCACAGAAACTACCACAACAGCAGCAGAACAGACCTCTTCAAAGGAAGCTCAAGAAGAAACGAAAAATCCCGAAGGCACAGAAAAACCATCTAGCACAGAAGAGACTGCTGTAACCAACGGTGAGGAAAATGTGGCCCCTCCTGCTCCAGCCCCATCACCCCCGCCTCCACTGCCAGATGGTGTGGTCCAACTGAAGGATGCTGGGAATGCTCTGTACCAACAGGGCCAGTATGCTGCAGCAATGAAAAAGTACACCCAGGCCATCACTGATCTGGAGAAAG AAGAAGCAGACCACAGCCAGGGCCTGTCCACCCTGTACAGTAACCGTGCTGCCAGTAAGAACAAGGTGGGGGACGTGAAGGGTTGCCTTGACGACTGTGACCACGCCCTCCAGCTCCAGCCTCACTCCTGGAAACCCCTACTCAGGAGGGCCACAGCATATGAACATCTGGAGAA gTTCAGGCAGGCTTATGTGGACTACAAACATGTGCTGAACATCGACCCTGCTAACATCCAGGCACAGCAGGGGTCACACAG ATCAGCACAAATGCTGAAGGACTTGGATGGACCAGACTGGAGGTCAAAATTACCCAGCATTCCCACTTACAGCCCTCACAGTGCAAATAGAACTGTTTCCCCGGCAACCCCACCACCAACCAATCAGAAACCAGAACCTAGTAAACCAGTAGCCAATGAAATCAAAGCACCTGAAGCTAAACAACCATTGGTCAATGGAGTGAAGGAGCCATCAGCCCAGGAAGGAAAAGCATCcaaatcaaacaaagaaaaggaaaatgcTGAAAAGTCTACAAGTAAAAAGGCAGAAAGTTCCAAAAAAGCacaagaaacaaagaaagagaaagtggaagaaaagaaggaagacaagaaaaaaactcCCACAAAAAGTGAGAAAAAGCAAGCAAAGTCAACATCCCCTCGAGACACTTTCCTGCACTTTAAGGAGAAAGGAAACACCCTGGTCAAGAAAGGACACTTTGGACCAGCCACCCAGTGTTATAACAAGTGTATAGAGCTCTCACCTGACCAGGCTGTGGCTTACTGTAACAGAGCACTCTGCCATCTGAAAATGACCAGG CCTACTGAAGCAGAGGCTGACTGTAACAAGACTCTGGAGTTGGATGACAAAAACATCAAGGCTTACTTCAGACGGGCTCAGGCTAGAAAG ATGCTGAAGCGGTACAGTGAGGCGGCGAAGGACCTGACTGAGCTGCTGAAACTTGACCCTAAGAACAAGGCTGCTAAAACTGAACTGGACGATGTGAAGGAGCTGTGGAgaaag GCGGAAGGTATCAAGGGAGACCCCATGGCACCTAAGGAGGGGCCCAAGGCTACGAGTCCCTCCACCAAGAGGAAGCTGAAGGCCAAAGTTGAGGAAGCTTCAAGGCAGGCCAAG AGCTCTCCGTACCTGTTCATGACAGCCTGGAGTGCCCTGAAGAACAGTGATGACAACGAGCTCTACCTGGGCCTGCTCAAGAGCATCGCCCCTGAGGAGTTGCCAAAAG TTGTGAGTAACAAGATGGATGCTGAGATGATCAACAAGATAGTCCATGTCTTAAAGGAGGAGGATGTCGTTAACAGAG AGCCAGCCCTGGTATACCAGTATGTCTACTACATCACAAAGGTCAACCGCTTCAACATGCTGAAAACCTTCCTCAGTGCCAAGGATAAGAACT ACATCTGTTCTACCCTGAACTGCCTTCTGAACCAGCCCTGTACGGAGTACACAAAAGATGACATCACTGCGCTTAAGAAGGCATTCGTTTTCTAA